From Camarhynchus parvulus chromosome 10, STF_HiC, whole genome shotgun sequence, one genomic window encodes:
- the HYKK gene encoding hydroxylysine kinase isoform X3, whose translation MYFVAVITASGVRIQIRSSSFSFFPRDTMSSGNDCQPQTLTKPAFDEREAAELVDKVFGLKISWIRSLPSYDDQNFHVRVSAEGTGLGSKKYMVRLLTYLPGTPVAKITTNAQILYEIGRLAASVDKVLSEKFQHPSVKSLRRGQFIWNLANVPLLDQYIYALGQNKYRAVVEQVIEQFEGKVIPKLSSFRACINHGDLNDHNILVDSCSTSLENPQYRVSGILDFSDMSYGYYVFEVAIAIMYMMIESPDPLSVGGHVLAGFESILPLTAEERGALFLLVSGRFAQSLVIAAHTALLYPENKEYLTITAKTGWKHLMTMFEVGQEAVEKKWFETAQAYTHHTPAP comes from the exons ATGTATTTTGTTGCAGTAATTACTGCTTCTGGTGTCAGAATACAGATCAGATcatccagcttttctttttttcctagagacACAATGTCTTCTGGAAATGACTGTCAACCCCAGACCTTGACCAAACCTGCTTTTGATGAGAGAGAGGCAGCTGAATTGGTGGACAAGGTGTTTGGGTTGAAGATATCTTGGATCAGGTCACTCCCCAGCTATGATGATCAGAACTTCCATGTGCGTGTCTCAGCTGAAG GTACTGGACTTGGGAGCAAGAAGTACATGGTCAGGCTGCTGACTTACCTGCCAGGCACACCAGTAGCAAAAATCACTACCAATGCTCAGATTCTGTATGAGATTGGGAGGCTCGCTGCCAGCGTGGATAAAGTGCTCTCAGAG aaattccAGCATCCATCAGTAAAAAGTCTGCGTCGAGGTCAGTTCATTTGGAATCTGGCAAATGTTCCTCTTCTAGATCAGTACATTTATGCCTTGGGCCAGAACAAATACCGTGCAGTGGTGGAGCAAGTTATTGAGCAGTTCGAAGGCAAAGTAATACCCAAGCTAAGCAGTTTCCGAGCCT GTATCAATCATGGAGACCTTAATGACCACAACATTCTAGTAGACTCCTGTTCTACTTCCTTGGAGAATCCCCAGTACAGAGTTTCTGGCATCCTGGACTTCAGCGACATGAGTTATGGATATTACGTGTTTGAGGTTGCGATAGCCATCATGTACATGATGATTGAGAGCCCAGACCCTCTGAGTGTTGGGGGACATGTTCTTGCAGGGTTTGAGAGCATCCTGCCGCTCACTGCTGAGGAGAGAGGTGCCCTCTTTCTCCTGGTGAGTGGCAGGTTTGCACAGTCCCTCGTCATCGCTGCCCACACGGCTCTTCTGTACCCAGAGAACAAGGAGTACCTCACGATCACGGCAAAAACTGGCTGGAAACACTTAATGACAATGTTCGAGGTGGGCCAGGAAGCTGTGGAGAAGAAGTGGTTTGAGACTGCCCAGGCGTACACGCACCACACACCTGCCCCGTAG
- the HYKK gene encoding hydroxylysine kinase isoform X1, with amino-acid sequence MYFVAVITASGVRIQIRSSSFSFFPRDTMSSGNDCQPQTLTKPAFDEREAAELVDKVFGLKISWIRSLPSYDDQNFHVRVSAEGADEYVLKITNSADSQEPDLIEVQTQAMMFLSAEGFPSATPYLTKDGNIMSLESGGTGLGSKKYMVRLLTYLPGTPVAKITTNAQILYEIGRLAASVDKVLSEKFQHPSVKSLRRGQFIWNLANVPLLDQYIYALGQNKYRAVVEQVIEQFEGKVIPKLSSFRACINHGDLNDHNILVDSCSTSLENPQYRVSGILDFSDMSYGYYVFEVAIAIMYMMIESPDPLSVGGHVLAGFESILPLTAEERGALFLLVSGRFAQSLVIAAHTALLYPENKEYLTITAKTGWKHLMTMFEVGQEAVEKKWFETAQAYTHHTPAP; translated from the exons ATGTATTTTGTTGCAGTAATTACTGCTTCTGGTGTCAGAATACAGATCAGATcatccagcttttctttttttcctagagacACAATGTCTTCTGGAAATGACTGTCAACCCCAGACCTTGACCAAACCTGCTTTTGATGAGAGAGAGGCAGCTGAATTGGTGGACAAGGTGTTTGGGTTGAAGATATCTTGGATCAGGTCACTCCCCAGCTATGATGATCAGAACTTCCATGTGCGTGTCTCAGCTGAAGGTGCTGATGAGTATGTCCTCAAAATCACCAATTCAGCAGACAGCCAGGAGCCTGACCTCATTGAAGTGCAGACCCAGGCCATGATGTTTCTCAGTGCTGAAGGCTTCCCTTCAGCTACTCCTTATCTGACAAAAGATGGTAACATAATGTCTCTGGAATCGGGAG GTACTGGACTTGGGAGCAAGAAGTACATGGTCAGGCTGCTGACTTACCTGCCAGGCACACCAGTAGCAAAAATCACTACCAATGCTCAGATTCTGTATGAGATTGGGAGGCTCGCTGCCAGCGTGGATAAAGTGCTCTCAGAG aaattccAGCATCCATCAGTAAAAAGTCTGCGTCGAGGTCAGTTCATTTGGAATCTGGCAAATGTTCCTCTTCTAGATCAGTACATTTATGCCTTGGGCCAGAACAAATACCGTGCAGTGGTGGAGCAAGTTATTGAGCAGTTCGAAGGCAAAGTAATACCCAAGCTAAGCAGTTTCCGAGCCT GTATCAATCATGGAGACCTTAATGACCACAACATTCTAGTAGACTCCTGTTCTACTTCCTTGGAGAATCCCCAGTACAGAGTTTCTGGCATCCTGGACTTCAGCGACATGAGTTATGGATATTACGTGTTTGAGGTTGCGATAGCCATCATGTACATGATGATTGAGAGCCCAGACCCTCTGAGTGTTGGGGGACATGTTCTTGCAGGGTTTGAGAGCATCCTGCCGCTCACTGCTGAGGAGAGAGGTGCCCTCTTTCTCCTGGTGAGTGGCAGGTTTGCACAGTCCCTCGTCATCGCTGCCCACACGGCTCTTCTGTACCCAGAGAACAAGGAGTACCTCACGATCACGGCAAAAACTGGCTGGAAACACTTAATGACAATGTTCGAGGTGGGCCAGGAAGCTGTGGAGAAGAAGTGGTTTGAGACTGCCCAGGCGTACACGCACCACACACCTGCCCCGTAG
- the HYKK gene encoding hydroxylysine kinase isoform X2 — MSSGNDCQPQTLTKPAFDEREAAELVDKVFGLKISWIRSLPSYDDQNFHVRVSAEGADEYVLKITNSADSQEPDLIEVQTQAMMFLSAEGFPSATPYLTKDGNIMSLESGGTGLGSKKYMVRLLTYLPGTPVAKITTNAQILYEIGRLAASVDKVLSEKFQHPSVKSLRRGQFIWNLANVPLLDQYIYALGQNKYRAVVEQVIEQFEGKVIPKLSSFRACINHGDLNDHNILVDSCSTSLENPQYRVSGILDFSDMSYGYYVFEVAIAIMYMMIESPDPLSVGGHVLAGFESILPLTAEERGALFLLVSGRFAQSLVIAAHTALLYPENKEYLTITAKTGWKHLMTMFEVGQEAVEKKWFETAQAYTHHTPAP, encoded by the exons ATGTCTTCTGGAAATGACTGTCAACCCCAGACCTTGACCAAACCTGCTTTTGATGAGAGAGAGGCAGCTGAATTGGTGGACAAGGTGTTTGGGTTGAAGATATCTTGGATCAGGTCACTCCCCAGCTATGATGATCAGAACTTCCATGTGCGTGTCTCAGCTGAAGGTGCTGATGAGTATGTCCTCAAAATCACCAATTCAGCAGACAGCCAGGAGCCTGACCTCATTGAAGTGCAGACCCAGGCCATGATGTTTCTCAGTGCTGAAGGCTTCCCTTCAGCTACTCCTTATCTGACAAAAGATGGTAACATAATGTCTCTGGAATCGGGAG GTACTGGACTTGGGAGCAAGAAGTACATGGTCAGGCTGCTGACTTACCTGCCAGGCACACCAGTAGCAAAAATCACTACCAATGCTCAGATTCTGTATGAGATTGGGAGGCTCGCTGCCAGCGTGGATAAAGTGCTCTCAGAG aaattccAGCATCCATCAGTAAAAAGTCTGCGTCGAGGTCAGTTCATTTGGAATCTGGCAAATGTTCCTCTTCTAGATCAGTACATTTATGCCTTGGGCCAGAACAAATACCGTGCAGTGGTGGAGCAAGTTATTGAGCAGTTCGAAGGCAAAGTAATACCCAAGCTAAGCAGTTTCCGAGCCT GTATCAATCATGGAGACCTTAATGACCACAACATTCTAGTAGACTCCTGTTCTACTTCCTTGGAGAATCCCCAGTACAGAGTTTCTGGCATCCTGGACTTCAGCGACATGAGTTATGGATATTACGTGTTTGAGGTTGCGATAGCCATCATGTACATGATGATTGAGAGCCCAGACCCTCTGAGTGTTGGGGGACATGTTCTTGCAGGGTTTGAGAGCATCCTGCCGCTCACTGCTGAGGAGAGAGGTGCCCTCTTTCTCCTGGTGAGTGGCAGGTTTGCACAGTCCCTCGTCATCGCTGCCCACACGGCTCTTCTGTACCCAGAGAACAAGGAGTACCTCACGATCACGGCAAAAACTGGCTGGAAACACTTAATGACAATGTTCGAGGTGGGCCAGGAAGCTGTGGAGAAGAAGTGGTTTGAGACTGCCCAGGCGTACACGCACCACACACCTGCCCCGTAG